TTATGTGGTTCACCGACGACATTCCTACTTGTATAGATGAGTAGTTGACTTTCATAGAGAATCAAAATTAGGTTCCCTACTTTTGGTATATTTCTAGTACACTGGAGTTTTTTTTCTCCCTTCATCAataaaattattcactttataacaaaaaaaaaaaagcaccttAATTAAAGACAAGTTAGCAAGTCCTAGGCATCCAAGTTCTTCCAAACAAGGTCAATATAACTTAAGCTAAACTAGATCTATGTTAACTTCAAACTAGATCAAAATTTTGGATCACCCCCAGGCTTTAGTCTAGTGTATGAGCGCAGTGCAGCGCATGATGTGTGAGTTAGGCGCACGTCACCGGTTCAAACCTTGCCACAGATAAAAGGCAAAGTGGAGAAGGACAGAGGGGTGGGCCCATTACCCACTGAGCTTCGAATTATGCGCCACTGGTCCGGGACATCTCGGTTATAAATAAAAGTATTGGATCAAGTCCGATCCTAATCCTAAAATTCCAAAAGAGATCTCAAGCTTTTAATAGCTTGTTGGATTGGAAGCCGCAGTCGATGCCTTCTTGCTTGTGTAGTTGGTCTTGCCTGATTAGTGCGTAAAGTTACTGGAGGCTGCTAACAGTCTACGGTAAAACAAAAGTTGCACTATCAAGTCATGTTCTCTACAAACGGGGCACCAACAGTGCTGGCATGTATCCAGAGTGTTTGTTCATCAATAACATCAGAATTAGCTTTCAGTTGTGACAAATCTAGGCACAAATAGACATCAAGAATAAACTCACCAAAATGCTTGCCCACAAATGCAGCTAACTAAGTTGCAACCTCCGTTCTTCTCAACAGGTTTGTGACACTTTGGACAAGGCTTAGTGTGAACTGTAATCCAATTAACTGTCTCTGATTCGTCTCGGCACTTCTTGGCCCAAAGTTCCCACATCAAGCAAGAACAAGGTGAATGTGCTTCTGATAAGCAACAGAAACAGAACTGTAAACCACATGAACATTCTACTTCACAAAATTCATCAGTCTCTACCCGTATAGCATTCCCACAATGAGGGATACTTGGACACCATTTCACCATTTTATTGTCCTCAATGTATGATTCAAGGAGAAACCGATCAAATTTCTCTGCCAAATCAGGATGCCTTTTACTAACTAGCTTTCTGATAACAGCTTCGTCGCAAATAGCAAAGCATTTATGAGCCATGCACCTTATTCTCTTACTTTGCCCCTCCTTTATTTTCACAATGAAATGCTCTGTCCAACCTAAACAAACAAAATAAGAATTAGTTTTTCCAGCACAAAAATGAAAATAAGTAGCAGAAATATTCACAATTTGATTAGCAggtaacaaaaaaaaagagaacgaCAGAACTACTTTAGTTAGACAGGTTTTAAGGAAACCAAATGTAAACaccatttgaaaaataaaaaaagcacACCCTTcgatatagaaaaaaaaaacttataaatCTTAAAAACAGTCGAAACAAAATTGCATTTTATGCTAATTACAGAACCGAAAGGCCAAAATTCAGGATGAACAAGTTTATAAGAAGTAGAATGAACTCTGGTGGAATCAGTAAAGAAGCACTAGTTCTACTCAAAGAATTAGTTCTCACAGTCATTGCAGAAGTAGTGACCACAGTCCATTTTAGTGACCACACTCCCCGCTACCTCTTCTATGCATATATCGCACGTCACAGTCGAAGAAGACACAGACGAGCCAAAATCAACTTCATCAACATCAGGTACCCCTGCTTCAGTAAATAAGCAACTTCTTCCCTTTTCAACAAGAATAGCAAGCAACCTAACGACATCCCAACGGTAGTGAATAAGCAAGGTTCTTGCATGGTGTTCTCTTAGGGAGAGCATTTCCATCACTCTCTTCAAATCTTCCCTCTAGCACATATGTGAAACATCTCAGATATCCATGTTTAAACATAAACACTAACCATACAAGCCTCAAATGTCAAGAAAAACTGTTCAAGTCTTCTTACCTGTGCCACCAAGAGAGACTCCTTTGTAATCACCTGTAAAAAAAGTGTAAATTATCAGACAAAACCTATAAAGAGAGGGCAAAAAAAGGGAGGCAACAACAATGGCAAAGCATTCAACTGAAATCCATAGAAAAACCACCTAAATTGAAGGTGCTAATTTCAAAGACACTTCCTTTACCACAGTTTAGAtaaagacaacaacaacaacaaaaacaacataccCGGTGTAATCCCACAGACGGGGTCAGGGAGGGTAGGATGTAAGCGGACCTTACCCTTACCTTTGTGgggatagagaggctgtttccggcaGACACTCAGCTCAAAAATAATCAAAGCATGACAGTTTAGATAAACAAATTTACAAAAACTTAAAACCTACAAAGAAAAGCCTGGTAGATACCATAAACTCCAATCAATCAACTATGCCCCAATCCCTAACTATTAAGAGAATTACACTAAGACTTCCTGACCTAAAATTcaaaagtttgatttttttttttttttttttttaataaccagGTTTGAAATTATCTAATTATTACACCTATCACATACATGATCATCAAAATTGTAGGTTCATAACAAATAGCaaaaaaattaaactaaaaaaaaaaaaaaaaaaagtgataaatAAAAAATCTAGGGATTTAAAAGCACCTTGCAGGAATTTCCTGTGGATGAGCCCCACTGAGAATCAGTCTCATCATTCTCAAGTCCATCAAAAGAGTCGTCTTGATCAGATGAATATATATCTTCATCGCTGCTCCCGTAATCCTCCATTATAAACCAAAAAATGAAAAGCGAAGAAGAAAAATGTATGAATCAAAAAATTGGTGGATCGAAGTGACAATTCTGAGAGATATAAAAACGGAGGTTTATTGGGCAAATGTTTTTGTTTTTAGCCGGTGAGAGGAGGGAGATATATAGAGAAAAATGCGTGTTGTTTTGTAtagaatttgttaattttttgctTAGTGAAGGGGGAAAGGAGGCTTTTCCTTGTTTTTTAGCTGTTGTGGAGGAGTTGAGGCTGGGAATCCGAGTTGGAGTAGGGAATTATGAAACTTATACGGTGTCGTTGCAGTAGCTTCAACCGCAAGATTTTGATCAAACGATGCGTTTTGATGATGTTCAAAAGATTGTCAGTATCCCACATTTGGttcatttttctcttttcttcccccccccccccccgcacctTGTTGGTTAGTCAAATATAGTACTCCTATTAGTAGTTATTAATTCTGAAATATGCCGTCGAACTATCGGAAatagctcatttatgccattcgtcaatagtttggctcatttatgtcatctcTCGtcaccaaaatgactcatccatgccacttTTTTATTAACGtcggttttataataccagatatgaaacgtgacctccaactagattatggttgtgggtgggtcgGGAGTATGGGTCGTATTTtttatgttacaccccgaaaaaattCGCGTTACTAAGGTTGCAGAcgacttaatgtgagctcaaggaggagcaaatattacaagtataaaggatgaaattctactgtattagcatgaggatagcatgagtatgatatttggaattcgtacaatatgattggaatgatacgttaaaagatatatagccctcgtaaccgcaagttgaggtggggctcacgtgatgggatttttataaaggacatatgacaagttatatggacaatatatgtgaagttaaacacaactcaagaaggacccttgagccaaatccaagtgtaagctctctaaaaagatgtttttaagttacgttttcggatgatctgacttcgggaggccataaccccatcattatttgggaatttgggaaaactctaaaaatgaaaattgtagataatttaaatacctttccaaccataggttgtgggacttcacacgacatagggataaaaagttatggatgttttaagacagaaaggtcaagctgggcagtaggcacggcccaacccgactcaaggtcggtgggaaccgacccaagacccatatataagggataAATTCATACAAATTCATTCATTTTACACAACAAGCAGTCCACaaacttttagagagagagagagagagagagtggatAATCAAGCAAGTTTAAggtcccgaatcccgaggctcgtgaaggataaagtgtagtacaagttgttgccgtcgttttaagctaaaaattgaacttgggggatgttgttttcgtggtggctgatcatataaggtatgtttaagacgttaatgatgttcttaccatgatcattgatagatttgacgggttagaatacaGAAAATGATGTTGAAaattcggttataatttttggatatcaaatgacttgggggatgttttggtatgattaaatggatataattagttggatattgatataaaatgattgttgatattgttcttgatgttgttgataagttgttgttcttgaatttgggagaataaagtgtatgaagatatcgtatacaaagcgtataccgggctgttttggtgtatatctttgggagttgatgctttgagtttaaagaggcttatatgagatggttcttgttgttgttggttgctgattgtgttgttaaattgaattggaattagaggaaaacgaagattacagggaaaatgctgcccgaatttacggaagttaattacgagcttagagaagtatatgaacctttttcaagttgtctacggttttctttaccttgattgtagattggccagtgtttggaagcataagttaagctaatcacgtaagcgacaaggtatgtaaggcaaacctttcttcttttggcatgatccttgttgttattcgttctatatgtactccatatgattccattctcgagtaaggtctaaatgtttcttgtgacggcttattgatattgtactcctattctgttccgaagggaacacccataatgtgccaagttgagttgtgtatatggtgttactaatgatttcgaggaaatgagttttatactaaaggaaacataaagtttgattttcaaaaccactccgaaagggctgcgagattttactacttcatttcatttacgatttatgtttacattccttagtatcatccctttgtattgatatgatcatttattctttgggtagggcgataagatgaaattgagtagaatatatgtagtaagaatttcataacaattctaccctcaaacctggaagtatgtccttctaagtctagtgagatacaaatttgataacttcttatgaaagacaaAGGCTAAtaattggattgtgatgaattgattagtgacttatgatatgaattgaaattgatatttgtggattgagtttgtattgatatgatggtgatattaagccggaagcggctgctcgaaggggccatcattattaagccagaagcggctgcccgacggggccatcgttattaagccggaagcggctgcccgaaggggccatcattattatgccggaagcggctgcccaaaggggctATCATTATTATGTCCGAAGggtcgtccgaagggactattgtgatactagccggaaacggctatccgaagggaccattctgttaatatgtcagaagcggcatgtgtgttggattgcattatttacttaaagattgttttgagacttcgtgcgcccatttatgtttcttccagcgaaggctgcaggtatcgagttagattgtgatttttttctctgctaagtcaaattatgattatgatttgttacctccttacatactcagtacattgtccgtactgacgtccttttgcctggggaagctgcgttcatgcccgcagcccaaattgtttggcaggttaagtgtacaGCCAGGATGCGTGGACGTCAGCTaagattggcaagttccacctcattctggagctgtgctgagtcgtgtatagatatatatgattatgggtatgtcagggccctgtcctgactcataatggtcagtttacttcttagagacttctgcagatagtgtcctgtggtatgtttgtcgagatgtcgacaaagtgatgtcagttgagtcatttgtggattttagaagagtatttattttagatgatttcaattagTTTAAAGTggttatttgattgaaagttttcataatcgatataaagataatgatttatatttggaaaagttttatgttcttaaaagtttttgaaatgacaggttttgataaagcgaatgtctgagggttcgctcgactctgatgagagtcgggtgcccgtcatgccttaccattgttagggtgtgacattttaTTAATTTGAATTGGGCTGGTTTTATTAAACGGCGTAGACCTCTAATCACATGCGTGGCTAGAATTTGAGGTTTGTGGATTCCAAATTCAAATCTTTAACTTACTCGGTTCTAAATTACTAATTTATACATCTTACACAAATTTCATAATAATAAATAAGGCAAATATAAAGTTTGAACAAAAGCTTGTGGGTTCGACCGACCTTTAATTGGAGGTCACGTttcatatctggtattataaaactagcgtcaatgaaaaatggcatgaatgagtcattttggttacgggtgatgacataaatgagccaaactattgatgagtgacataaatgaggcATTTCCGATGGTTCGATGGcgtaaatgagccaaactattgacgtgtggcataaatgagccatttccgatcgTTTGATGGCGtgtttgagccttttccgttat
The sequence above is a segment of the Lycium barbarum isolate Lr01 chromosome 6, ASM1917538v2, whole genome shotgun sequence genome. Coding sequences within it:
- the LOC132599135 gene encoding probable E3 ubiquitin-protein ligase ARI2 isoform X1 — protein: MEDYGSSDEDIYSSDQDDSFDGLENDETDSQWGSSTGNSCKVITKESLLVAQREDLKRVMEMLSLREHHARTLLIHYRWDVVRLLAILVEKGRSCLFTEAGVPDVDEVDFGSSVSSSTVTCDICIEEVAGSVVTKMDCGHYFCNDCWTEHFIVKIKEGQSKRIRCMAHKCFAICDEAVIRKLVSKRHPDLAEKFDRFLLESYIEDNKMVKWCPSIPHCGNAIRVETDEFCEVECSCGLQFCFCCLSEAHSPCSCLMWELWAKKCRDESETVNWITVHTKPCPKCHKPVEKNGGCNLVSCICGQAFCWLCGGATGRDHTWSSIAGHSCGRYKEDQEKKSERAKRDLYRYMHYHNRYKAHTDSFTQESRLRETIKEKVAKLESKDSRLRDFSWVTNGLYRLFRSRRALSFSYPFAFYMFGDDLFKDEMTKEEKEIKQHLFEDQQQQLEENVEKLSKAFEEPFDEYEEAQIMEMRMQVLNLSVVTDTLCKKMYECIENDLLGALQFSSHNIAPYQSKGIERATELNGGRSTKANNNQKAQDQTNGGSIELVQPSGSGTSDESGCSSRKRARKDSGGGFFDLNLPAELIDRN
- the LOC132599135 gene encoding probable E3 ubiquitin-protein ligase ARI2 isoform X3 — its product is MEDYGSSDEDIYSSDQDDSFDGLENDETDSQWGSSTGNSCKVITKESLLVAQREDLKRVMEMLSLREHHARTLLIHYRWDVVRLLAILVEKGRSCLFTEAGVPDVDEVDFGSSVSSSTVTCDICIEEVAGSVVTKMDCGHYFCNDCWTEHFIVKIKEGQSKRIRCMAHKCFAICDEAVIRKLVSKRHPDLAEKFDRFLLESYIEDNKMVKWCPSIPHCGNAIRVETDEFCEVECSCGLQFCFCCLSEAHSPCSCLMWELWAKKCRDESETVNWITVHTKPCPKCHKPVEKNGGCNLVSCICGQAFCWLCGGATGRDHTWSSIAGHSCGRYKEDQEKKSERAKRDLYRYMHYHNRYKAHTDSFTQESRLRETIKEKVAKLESKDSRLRDFSWVTNGLYRLFRSRRALSFSYPFAFYMFGDDLFKDEMTKEEKEIKQHLFEDQQQQLEENVEKLSKAFEEPFDEYEEAQIMEMRMQVLNLSVVTDTLCKKMYECIENDLLGALQFSSHNIAPYQSKGIERATELNGGRSTKANNNQKAQDQTNGCTL
- the LOC132599135 gene encoding probable E3 ubiquitin-protein ligase ARI2 isoform X2 gives rise to the protein MEDYGSSDEDIYSSDQDDSFDGLENDETDSQWGSSTGNSCKVITKESLLVAQREDLKRVMEMLSLREHHARTLLIHYRWDVVRLLAILVEKGRSCLFTEAGVPDVDEVDFGSSVSSSTVTCDICIEEVAGSVVTKMDCGHYFCNDCWTEHFIVKIKEGQSKRIRCMAHKCFAICDEAVIRKLVSKRHPDLAEKFDRFLLESYIEDNKMVKWCPSIPHCGNAIRVETDEFCEVECSCGLQFCFCCLSEAHSPCSCLMWELWAKKCRDESETVNWITVHTKPCPKCHKPVEKNGGCNLVSCICGQAFCWLCGGATGRDHTWSSIAGHSCGRYKEDQEKKSERAKRDLYRYMHYHNRYKAHTDSFTQESRLRETIKEKVAKLESKDSRLRDFSWVTNGLYRLFRSRRALSFSYPFAFYMFGDDLFKDEMTKEEKEIKQHLFEDQQQQLEENVEKLSKAFEEPFDEYEEAQIMEMRMQVLNLSVVTDTLCKKMYECIENDLLGALQFSSHNIAPYQSKGIERATELNGGRSTKANNNQKAQDQTNGEVSILSHARVPM
- the LOC132599135 gene encoding probable E3 ubiquitin-protein ligase ARI2 isoform X4 yields the protein MEDYGSSDEDIYSSDQDDSFDGLENDETDSQWGSSTGNSCKVITKESLLVAQREDLKRVMEMLSLREHHARTLLIHYRWDVVRLLAILVEKGRSCLFTEAGVPDVDEVDFGSSVSSSTVTCDICIEEVAGSVVTKMDCGHYFCNDCWTEHFIVKIKEGQSKRIRCMAHKCFAICDEAVIRKLVSKRHPDLAEKFDRFLLESYIEDNKMVKWCPSIPHCGNAIRVETDEFCEVECSCGLQFCFCCLSEAHSPCSCLMWELWAKKCRDESETVNWITVHTKPCPKCHKPVEKNGGCNLVSCICGQAFCWLCGGATGRDHTWSSIAGHSCGRYKEDQEKKSERAKRDLYRYMHYHNRYKAHTDSFTQESRLRETIKEKVAKLESKDSRLRDFSWVTNGLYRLFRSRRALSFSYPFAFYMFGDDLFKDEMTKEEKEIKQHLFEDQQQQLEENVEKLSKAFEEPFDEYEEAQIMEMRMQVLNLSVVTDTLCMNASRMIYWELYSSVVII